A window of the Posidoniimonas polymericola genome harbors these coding sequences:
- the infB gene encoding translation initiation factor IF-2, protein MTSSTENISLAVRIYSLAKELNVDSKELVDICTRAGVPGKGSALASLTDDEVAKVKQFMSGPSDAPVAKGAKGKAAPPPPVRPTEARGADRMKVIVTPKTGGPRLSPRRGSEEEEQPTEAETPPPAEAAPGEAAQAESTPSEAVASEAPAGGVPAGEVAEEQGAAVASQAAEAASAAETAAEVHREKLAKPGPLARMVRKEDYIGPANSGSGKMPVVGAGGDQRKGGARKSPEAKARPAVRLAAVPAKAQPKKPEKPKEEAKAQKPVMTLPTEVLGANKLGSKPLAQHLRRAERTLEAEQIRERTGGARAKETEDDDSRRKASGRPMLGGREARQLNRDRGNRRQRPGFGRRVRRTRRSGVNTAAPRKGRIEIQLPCTVRDLSEAAGVPARDIQRILMEEGVMATINTPMDPELTEFVAAELGMDVDFLQPETLEDKVLRRLDEIEDDEKDLQDRPPVITFLGHVDHGKTSLLDKLIGIDVASGESGGITQHIRAYQIEKGDKKISFVDTPGHEAFTAMRARGANVTDIAVIVVAADDGVMPQTEEAISHARAADVPIVVALNKMDLPGADPMKAMTGLSQNGLQPSEWGGDVEVVKTSAATGEGLDELLDTILTVAELHEYKANPNRSAIGVCLEATQDADQGVQAKMIVETGTLRIGDIVVCGDAYGRVRSMSNTLDKHQKMDEAGPTATVNLTGFDVAPPAGERFYVLDDVAQAREIAEARAHQTRSEFLGQTGYQHVTLETLFDRLDGVEEVQTLNLIIRADVRGSIEAIQKELAKLEHPEVRLRVLQASVGGVTAADIHLADASDAIIIAFNVVPEESARSLAEQSGVQVRRYDIIYKITDELRAAMEGMLRPEKMEVSLGRALIQQVFRISRIGSVAGCRVIQGVVERNARARVIRDSTIIGDYPIDALKREKDDAKEVREGYECGIKLSGFNDIKEADLLEVYKVEEIARSFDD, encoded by the coding sequence ATGACGAGTTCAACGGAGAACATCAGTTTGGCGGTTCGTATCTATTCACTGGCCAAAGAGCTAAACGTTGACAGCAAAGAGCTGGTCGACATCTGCACCCGCGCAGGCGTGCCCGGCAAGGGGTCTGCCCTGGCGAGCCTGACCGACGACGAAGTCGCCAAGGTCAAGCAGTTCATGAGCGGCCCGAGCGACGCCCCCGTCGCCAAGGGCGCGAAGGGCAAGGCCGCGCCGCCCCCGCCGGTCCGCCCCACCGAGGCCCGCGGCGCCGACCGCATGAAGGTGATCGTCACTCCCAAGACGGGTGGGCCGCGCCTTAGCCCGCGGCGGGGATCCGAGGAGGAGGAACAGCCGACCGAGGCCGAGACGCCGCCTCCCGCGGAGGCCGCGCCGGGCGAAGCCGCCCAGGCCGAGTCCACGCCGTCGGAAGCAGTAGCGTCCGAGGCCCCGGCGGGGGGCGTTCCCGCTGGAGAAGTCGCCGAGGAGCAGGGAGCGGCGGTTGCCAGCCAAGCAGCCGAAGCGGCCTCGGCCGCCGAGACCGCGGCCGAAGTGCACCGCGAGAAACTCGCCAAGCCCGGCCCGCTCGCCCGAATGGTCCGCAAGGAAGATTACATTGGCCCTGCCAACTCCGGCAGCGGCAAGATGCCCGTTGTTGGCGCCGGCGGCGATCAACGCAAGGGCGGGGCCCGCAAGTCGCCCGAGGCCAAGGCCCGGCCTGCGGTCCGCCTGGCGGCGGTGCCGGCCAAGGCTCAGCCGAAGAAGCCAGAAAAGCCAAAGGAAGAAGCCAAGGCCCAGAAGCCGGTCATGACCCTTCCGACCGAAGTGCTCGGGGCCAACAAGCTCGGCAGCAAGCCGCTTGCCCAGCACCTGCGCCGCGCCGAGCGGACGCTCGAGGCCGAGCAGATCCGCGAGCGGACCGGCGGCGCGCGTGCAAAGGAGACCGAGGACGACGACAGCCGCCGCAAGGCGAGTGGCCGCCCGATGCTGGGCGGACGCGAGGCCCGGCAACTCAATCGCGACCGCGGCAATCGCCGCCAACGCCCTGGGTTTGGACGCCGCGTTCGACGCACCCGTCGGTCCGGAGTCAACACCGCGGCGCCGCGAAAGGGCCGCATCGAGATCCAGCTGCCGTGCACCGTGCGGGACCTCTCGGAGGCCGCCGGCGTCCCCGCCCGTGACATCCAGCGGATCCTGATGGAAGAAGGCGTAATGGCCACCATCAACACGCCGATGGACCCGGAGCTGACCGAGTTCGTGGCGGCCGAGCTGGGGATGGACGTCGACTTCCTGCAGCCCGAGACGCTCGAGGACAAGGTGCTCCGCCGTCTCGACGAGATAGAAGACGACGAGAAGGACCTGCAGGACCGCCCGCCGGTTATCACGTTCCTGGGGCACGTCGACCACGGCAAAACCTCGCTGCTTGATAAGCTGATCGGCATCGACGTCGCGAGTGGCGAGAGCGGTGGCATCACCCAGCACATCCGCGCCTACCAGATCGAGAAGGGCGACAAGAAGATCTCGTTCGTCGACACCCCGGGCCACGAGGCATTTACCGCCATGCGGGCCCGCGGGGCGAACGTGACCGACATCGCCGTGATTGTGGTCGCCGCCGACGACGGCGTCATGCCGCAGACCGAGGAAGCGATCAGCCACGCGCGGGCCGCCGACGTGCCGATTGTCGTCGCGCTCAACAAGATGGACCTGCCCGGCGCCGACCCGATGAAGGCGATGACCGGCCTCAGCCAGAACGGCCTGCAGCCGAGCGAGTGGGGCGGCGACGTGGAGGTCGTGAAGACCAGCGCCGCCACCGGCGAGGGGCTCGACGAGCTTCTCGACACCATCCTCACGGTCGCCGAGCTGCACGAGTACAAGGCCAACCCCAACCGGTCCGCGATCGGCGTCTGCCTCGAGGCGACGCAGGACGCCGACCAGGGCGTGCAGGCCAAGATGATCGTTGAGACCGGCACGCTGCGGATCGGCGACATCGTTGTCTGCGGCGACGCCTACGGACGCGTCCGCTCGATGAGCAACACGCTTGACAAGCACCAGAAGATGGACGAGGCCGGACCGACCGCCACGGTCAACCTGACCGGCTTCGACGTCGCGCCGCCCGCCGGCGAACGCTTCTACGTGCTGGACGACGTGGCCCAGGCGCGAGAGATCGCCGAGGCGCGGGCGCACCAGACCCGCTCCGAGTTCCTCGGCCAGACCGGCTACCAGCACGTCACGCTCGAGACCCTCTTCGACCGCCTGGACGGGGTCGAGGAGGTGCAGACACTCAACCTGATCATCCGCGCCGACGTGCGGGGCTCGATCGAGGCGATCCAGAAGGAACTCGCCAAGCTCGAGCACCCCGAGGTTAGGCTGCGGGTGTTGCAGGCGAGCGTCGGCGGAGTGACCGCCGCGGACATCCACCTGGCGGACGCCTCGGACGCGATCATCATCGCGTTCAACGTCGTGCCGGAGGAATCGGCCCGTTCGCTCGCGGAGCAGTCGGGCGTCCAGGTCCGCCGCTACGACATTATCTACAAGATTACCGACGAGCTGCGCGCCGCGATGGAGGGCATGCTCCGTCCAGAGAAGATGGAGGTCTCGCTGGGTCGCGCGTTGATCCAGCAGGTGTTCCGCATCAGCCGCATCGGCTCGGTTGCCGGTTGTCGCGTGATCCAGGGCGTCGTGGAACGCAACGCCCGGGCCCGCGTTATCCGCGACAGCACGATCATCGGCGACTACCCGATCGACGCACTGAAACGCGAGAAGGACGACGCCAAAGAGGTCCGTGAAGGTTACGAGTGCGGCATCAAGCTGTCCGGCTTCAACGACATCAAGGAAGCCGACCTGCTGGAGGTCTACAAGGTGGAGGAGATTGCCAGGAGCTTTGACGACTGA
- a CDS encoding sigma-70 family RNA polymerase sigma factor: MGFLTNSQDRLRAFILASVGNYSDAGDILQKTNVVLLKKAGDYAEAGQFDAWAIGIAKYEVLAHIRDRQRERLSFSPDLVELMSDAAEEQVKKLGDRQLALRKCLSQLPAEKRQLIGMRYFEELSMAEIAARLGKSAGAVKATVRRLRGLLHECVSRKMADAKPSVNCE, encoded by the coding sequence GTGGGGTTCTTGACCAACTCTCAAGATCGTCTGCGCGCGTTCATCCTAGCGAGCGTGGGCAACTACAGTGACGCGGGTGATATTTTGCAGAAGACGAACGTGGTCCTCCTGAAAAAGGCAGGCGACTATGCCGAGGCCGGTCAGTTTGATGCCTGGGCCATCGGAATCGCCAAGTACGAAGTGCTGGCGCACATCCGCGATCGGCAGCGAGAGCGTCTGTCTTTTTCCCCCGACCTCGTGGAGTTGATGTCCGATGCCGCGGAAGAGCAGGTAAAAAAACTGGGCGACAGGCAGCTGGCGCTGCGTAAATGCTTGTCGCAGTTGCCCGCAGAGAAAAGACAGTTGATTGGCATGCGGTACTTCGAAGAATTGTCGATGGCTGAAATTGCCGCAAGGCTTGGCAAGTCGGCAGGAGCGGTTAAGGCAACCGTTCGTCGGCTGCGGGGACTGCTGCACGAATGCGTTTCTCGAAAGATGGCGGATGCGAAGCCGTCCGTGAATTGCGAGTGA
- a CDS encoding YebC/PmpR family DNA-binding transcriptional regulator, with protein MAGHSHWAGIKHKKAAIDAKRGKVWSKLSKAIIVAAKMGGADPDANLRLRYAINDAKAVSMPKDNIERAIKKGAGDSDGDNYEEIIYEGMGPSGVAFMCEILTDNRNRTAPEIRKIFEVCGGKLGATGCAAWMFERKGLLIIPASETDEESLMELALEAGADDVKHEGENFEVTCPIDAYNDVTAAVEAAELATESSEITYLPNDYVEVPREDAGKILKLMERLDDHDDVQKVSANFSIDESIMAELEE; from the coding sequence ATGGCAGGCCACTCACACTGGGCGGGCATCAAGCACAAGAAGGCGGCGATCGATGCCAAACGCGGCAAGGTTTGGAGCAAGCTCTCCAAGGCGATTATCGTCGCGGCGAAGATGGGCGGAGCCGACCCCGACGCCAACCTGCGCCTCCGCTACGCGATCAACGACGCCAAAGCGGTCTCAATGCCCAAGGACAACATTGAGCGGGCCATCAAGAAGGGCGCCGGAGACAGCGACGGCGACAATTACGAGGAGATCATCTACGAGGGCATGGGGCCGTCCGGCGTCGCCTTCATGTGCGAGATCCTCACCGACAACCGCAACCGCACCGCGCCCGAGATCCGCAAGATTTTTGAGGTCTGCGGCGGCAAGCTCGGCGCTACGGGCTGCGCCGCGTGGATGTTCGAGCGCAAGGGCCTGCTCATAATCCCTGCTAGCGAGACCGACGAGGAGTCGCTGATGGAGCTCGCCCTCGAAGCGGGCGCCGACGACGTCAAGCACGAGGGCGAGAACTTCGAGGTTACCTGCCCAATCGACGCGTACAACGACGTTACCGCCGCGGTCGAGGCGGCCGAGCTAGCGACCGAGAGCAGCGAGATCACCTATCTCCCAAACGACTACGTCGAGGTCCCCCGGGAGGACGCCGGCAAGATCCTCAAGCTCATGGAACGCCTCGACGACCACGACGACGTCCAGAAGGTCAGCGCGAACTTTAGCATCGACGAGTCGATCATGGCGGAGCTGGAAGAATAG
- a CDS encoding tetratricopeptide repeat protein, translated as MALRHLLLLCLCVPATPPLLAESAAPPAEPLSERQRDQIDAAASYALATTLFASSDLPAALHAFERAWRWDPGEDQLLDRIVPLAVSLGRADEAIRYALIRAGDGSVSPEMLRRLALFASESEQWDEAKRLYELWLQSTPESSNAFERAMVRIELGRLYRRQGNAAEASACLAKIQKKLLAAPNSKASRQIITGLGGSLSQVYEMFGKCHLEAGELHLAAEAFSQARDELETDAAANYWLALLELERSQPLDAYAHLQQYFAAPGDPLGAAPYELLRKVLVKINDREHWPAELSRLREQHPDSLYGLQAEAETLAAAGKADDAAPLLRRLIDDALSEAAPIDEDSFAACGVWLLRHYAATGEANRVIPLVSQLGKVHPSLDPYANVIKAAISDNAFAAQVNARLRLVADQPQTNPAELLPAAYLALTAGEIDLATSIAERSLADDKNVEGDDLLSFAVGLLLADQGEAGAGLIRRALEQGAVDEESPAAWYYLSAGLRGVDDTEAVNAARRAAELAPASPEFAANVARVLQAAGQTQAAADEFAAVLRRFESDPDPSTRATLRETRLSYSYLLLQDDRVDDAVEQLQQVLDEFPSDPGASNDLSYLWSDRGLHLQRALRLAETAVAAEPDNPAYLDSRGWGLFKLGRFDEARDNLAAAVNATDEADPEILNHLAYSHLALGDRGAALRDWRRALSLIDDAQQGLLRAEIEQRLQDLARQAGVGEAPEKNPH; from the coding sequence GTGGCTCTGAGACACCTACTCCTGCTCTGCCTGTGCGTCCCGGCCACGCCGCCGCTCCTGGCAGAGTCCGCGGCGCCCCCGGCCGAGCCGCTCAGCGAGCGGCAGCGCGACCAGATCGACGCGGCCGCAAGCTACGCGTTGGCCACGACGCTCTTCGCAAGTTCCGACCTCCCCGCCGCGTTGCACGCCTTCGAACGCGCCTGGCGCTGGGACCCGGGCGAGGACCAACTGCTGGACCGCATCGTCCCCCTGGCGGTGAGTCTGGGCCGCGCCGACGAGGCGATCCGCTACGCACTCATCAGGGCCGGGGACGGCAGCGTGTCCCCCGAGATGCTGCGGCGGCTCGCCCTGTTCGCTTCCGAGTCGGAGCAGTGGGACGAGGCGAAGCGCCTCTACGAGCTCTGGCTGCAGTCGACGCCCGAGTCGAGCAACGCGTTCGAGCGGGCCATGGTCCGGATCGAACTCGGCCGCCTCTACCGTCGGCAGGGTAATGCGGCGGAGGCCTCCGCGTGTCTGGCCAAGATCCAGAAGAAGCTGCTGGCGGCGCCGAACTCAAAGGCGTCGCGGCAGATAATCACCGGCCTGGGGGGCTCCCTCAGCCAGGTCTACGAGATGTTTGGCAAGTGCCACCTCGAGGCGGGAGAGCTTCACCTCGCCGCCGAGGCATTCAGCCAGGCGCGCGACGAGCTCGAGACCGACGCCGCCGCCAACTATTGGTTGGCATTGCTCGAGCTGGAGCGGTCGCAGCCGCTCGACGCGTACGCCCACCTGCAGCAGTACTTTGCGGCGCCGGGCGACCCGCTCGGCGCCGCGCCGTACGAACTTCTCCGCAAGGTGCTGGTTAAGATCAACGACCGTGAGCACTGGCCCGCCGAGCTCAGCCGCTTGCGTGAGCAGCACCCCGACAGCCTGTACGGCCTGCAGGCAGAGGCCGAGACGCTGGCGGCCGCGGGCAAAGCCGACGATGCGGCCCCCCTGCTCCGCCGGCTGATCGACGACGCTCTGTCCGAGGCGGCGCCGATCGACGAGGACTCGTTTGCAGCGTGTGGTGTCTGGCTGCTACGGCACTACGCGGCCACCGGAGAAGCCAACCGGGTGATCCCCCTGGTTTCGCAGCTGGGCAAGGTACACCCGTCCCTCGATCCTTACGCCAACGTAATCAAGGCGGCCATAAGCGACAACGCGTTCGCCGCGCAGGTCAACGCCCGGCTGCGACTAGTGGCCGATCAGCCGCAGACCAACCCCGCCGAGTTATTGCCGGCGGCCTACCTCGCCCTGACCGCGGGTGAGATCGACCTCGCGACTTCGATTGCAGAACGCAGCCTCGCGGATGACAAGAACGTCGAGGGCGACGACCTGCTGAGCTTTGCGGTCGGCCTGCTGCTCGCCGATCAGGGGGAGGCCGGCGCCGGCCTAATCCGCCGCGCCCTCGAGCAGGGTGCAGTCGACGAGGAAAGCCCCGCCGCGTGGTACTACCTCAGCGCAGGGCTGCGCGGCGTCGACGACACCGAGGCAGTGAACGCCGCACGGCGGGCGGCCGAGCTCGCCCCCGCGTCCCCCGAGTTCGCGGCGAACGTGGCTCGGGTGCTCCAGGCAGCGGGCCAGACGCAGGCCGCCGCCGACGAGTTCGCGGCGGTGCTGCGGCGTTTCGAATCCGACCCGGACCCGTCCACGCGGGCCACGCTCCGCGAGACGCGGCTCAGCTATTCTTACCTGCTCCTGCAGGACGATCGCGTCGACGATGCGGTCGAGCAGCTGCAGCAGGTGCTCGACGAATTCCCCTCCGACCCCGGCGCCAGCAACGACCTGAGCTACCTATGGTCCGATCGCGGGCTGCACCTGCAGCGGGCCCTCCGCCTGGCCGAGACGGCTGTCGCGGCCGAACCCGACAACCCGGCCTACCTCGATAGTCGCGGCTGGGGTCTATTTAAGCTTGGCCGCTTCGACGAGGCGCGGGATAATCTGGCTGCGGCCGTCAACGCAACCGACGAGGCCGACCCAGAAATCCTCAACCACTTGGCCTATTCTCACTTGGCGCTCGGGGATCGCGGGGCGGCGCTCCGCGATTGGCGGCGTGCACTGTCGTTGATCGACGACGCGCAGCAGGGGCTGCTGCGGGCAGAGATCGAGCAGCGGCTGCAAGATTTGGCGCGGCAAGCCGGCGTCGGCGAAGCCCCGGAAAAGAATCCTCACTAG
- a CDS encoding nucleoside hydrolase-like domain-containing protein codes for MSHLGNVACLAVLSSACLTGQAETSVSHATNARQRPRILVTSDGEIDDECSMVRFLLYANEWDRGAELLAPADRCKYGVRAPYAGSCGKTDDTPRRLPIAQRHKVGPDRPLRDAYRSTSADGPYRPR; via the coding sequence ATGAGCCACCTTGGTAACGTCGCTTGTCTAGCGGTGCTTTCTTCTGCCTGCCTAACCGGTCAGGCCGAGACGAGCGTCTCTCACGCGACCAACGCCCGACAGCGTCCGCGCATCCTTGTCACGAGCGATGGCGAGATCGATGACGAGTGCTCAATGGTGCGGTTCTTGCTCTATGCGAACGAGTGGGATAGGGGCGCAGAACTTCTTGCCCCCGCTGACCGATGTAAATACGGCGTTCGCGCCCCCTATGCTGGGTCTTGTGGGAAGACGGACGATACACCCAGACGTCTGCCGATCGCTCAACGTCACAAGGTCGGGCCAGACAGACCTCTCCGGGACGCATACCGGTCAACCTCTGCAGACGGACCATATCGGCCACGATAG
- the nusA gene encoding transcription termination factor NusA: MNASEILRIVDAIHRDKNIDKEIVFEGIEAALVSALKKYHGEEAEIDVKINQEDGSVTAVCEGETLDSEEVVGRIGAQTAKQVMIQKIREAERDALYDEYEEQIGEMVSGIVQRYEGAAATVSLGNVEAILPRSEQIPGETHHANERVRCTVYEVRKAGSRVKVILSRRAPQLVQRLFEQEIPEIADGVIEIRAMAREPGYRSKVAVSSSDARVDCVGACVGVRGNRIKNIVDELSGERIDIVRWDDDLEVLIPNALQPAEVEQVILCRILGRAIVLVREDNLSLAIGRRGQNVRLASKLSGWDIEIMTQEELAESIDRAVEGFSGIEGVTFELAEKLVEEGFLSYDDLSIIEPDDLMQMGGLSEEQVDKIVEQAEARAEEAEAAAAAARRKKNEEARQAEQQAAAEAAAAAEGGAEEAEAAEVAPENAESEDPAQPDAETADEPSEEPKEAPAEG; the protein is encoded by the coding sequence ATGAACGCCAGCGAAATCCTGCGGATCGTCGACGCCATCCATCGTGACAAGAACATCGATAAGGAAATCGTGTTCGAGGGGATCGAGGCGGCGCTGGTTTCGGCCCTGAAAAAATACCACGGCGAAGAAGCCGAGATTGACGTCAAGATCAATCAAGAAGACGGCTCGGTCACCGCCGTCTGCGAGGGCGAGACGCTCGACTCCGAAGAGGTCGTGGGCCGCATCGGAGCGCAGACCGCCAAGCAGGTGATGATCCAAAAGATCCGCGAGGCCGAGCGCGACGCCCTGTACGACGAGTACGAAGAGCAGATCGGCGAGATGGTCAGCGGCATCGTGCAGCGGTACGAGGGCGCCGCGGCGACCGTGTCGCTCGGCAACGTCGAGGCAATCCTGCCCCGCAGCGAGCAGATCCCTGGCGAGACCCACCACGCCAACGAGCGTGTCCGCTGCACGGTCTACGAAGTCCGCAAGGCGGGCAGCCGGGTGAAGGTCATCCTCAGCCGCCGCGCGCCGCAGCTGGTGCAGCGGTTGTTCGAACAAGAAATCCCCGAGATCGCCGACGGCGTCATCGAGATCCGCGCCATGGCCCGCGAGCCCGGCTACCGCTCGAAGGTCGCCGTTAGCAGCAGCGACGCCCGGGTCGATTGCGTCGGCGCGTGTGTCGGCGTCCGCGGCAACCGCATCAAGAACATTGTCGACGAGCTGTCGGGCGAACGGATCGACATCGTCCGCTGGGACGATGACCTCGAGGTGCTGATCCCCAACGCCCTGCAGCCGGCCGAGGTCGAGCAGGTGATCCTGTGTCGCATCCTGGGCCGGGCGATCGTGCTGGTACGGGAGGACAACCTGTCGCTGGCGATCGGTCGACGCGGACAGAACGTCCGCCTGGCGAGCAAGCTCTCTGGCTGGGACATTGAGATCATGACCCAGGAAGAGCTGGCCGAGTCGATCGATCGGGCGGTTGAGGGTTTCAGCGGCATCGAGGGGGTCACCTTCGAGCTGGCCGAGAAGCTGGTCGAGGAGGGTTTCCTCAGCTACGACGACCTCTCCATAATCGAGCCCGACGACCTGATGCAGATGGGCGGGCTGAGCGAGGAGCAGGTCGACAAGATTGTCGAGCAGGCAGAGGCACGTGCCGAAGAGGCCGAGGCGGCCGCGGCTGCGGCCCGACGCAAGAAGAACGAAGAGGCTCGCCAGGCCGAGCAGCAGGCTGCCGCCGAGGCCGCTGCCGCGGCAGAGGGGGGAGCGGAGGAGGCGGAGGCCGCGGAAGTGGCGCCCGAGAACGCCGAATCCGAAGATCCCGCACAGCCCGATGCCGAAACGGCCGATGAGCCCTCTGAAGAGCCGAAAGAGGCGCCCGCAGAGGGATAA
- the rbfA gene encoding 30S ribosome-binding factor RbfA, producing MTSRRVLKAAEAIREVVSMAILTEIRDPRVSDVTVTYVEVSADMRQAKVHVSVMGDDAKGKLCLHGLQSSAGFLQSRISQRIDTRYTPQLKFELDMGVKNSIAMTKLLSEVLEDGPEPPGEDAQSDSDDQ from the coding sequence ATGACCTCCCGAAGAGTACTCAAAGCCGCCGAAGCGATCCGCGAAGTCGTCAGCATGGCGATCCTGACCGAGATCCGCGACCCGCGCGTCTCTGACGTGACGGTGACCTACGTCGAGGTGTCCGCCGACATGCGGCAGGCGAAGGTGCACGTTTCGGTGATGGGCGACGACGCCAAGGGCAAGCTCTGCCTGCACGGGCTGCAGAGCTCCGCGGGATTCCTGCAGAGCAGGATCTCGCAACGGATCGACACCCGCTACACCCCCCAGCTCAAGTTTGAGCTCGACATGGGCGTGAAGAATTCGATCGCCATGACGAAGTTGCTGAGCGAGGTCCTCGAGGATGGTCCCGAGCCGCCTGGTGAAGACGCCCAGTCCGACTCCGACGACCAGTAA
- a CDS encoding tetratricopeptide repeat protein has translation MAASNRANRITKLVSSLKKHYKPVPASKDRTLLENLVFACLLEGSPHEAAEEAFERLKANYFDWNEVRVSTRRELSDELRMLNDPEAAADRLKRSLQSMFEGVYTFDLEPLKKQNLGQTVKQFQSYKGISPFAIAYVTQTSLGGHSIPVNFGLFTAFVTLDITTPAEAKAGAAPGLERAIPKSKGIEVGSMLHQLGVEVGKNPYGQGARKILLALDPGCKDRLPKRPAKAPEPARPTKKSSVANKKVAGKPDATATKTADKPVADKPAGKKSKPAAAKKDAPEPVKKKVKKKVKKASAKAPTAKKAEKKKVKKAVKKTVKKKTAAKRKPK, from the coding sequence ATGGCCGCATCCAATCGCGCAAACCGAATCACGAAGCTCGTCTCGAGCCTCAAGAAGCACTACAAACCCGTGCCCGCGTCGAAGGACCGGACGCTGCTCGAGAACCTGGTGTTCGCCTGCCTGCTGGAGGGCTCGCCCCACGAGGCCGCCGAAGAGGCGTTCGAGCGGCTGAAGGCGAACTACTTTGACTGGAACGAAGTGCGGGTCAGCACGCGTCGCGAATTGAGCGACGAGCTGAGAATGCTCAACGACCCCGAGGCGGCCGCGGACCGGCTGAAACGATCGCTGCAGAGCATGTTCGAGGGCGTCTACACGTTTGACCTCGAGCCGCTCAAGAAGCAGAACCTCGGCCAGACCGTCAAGCAGTTCCAGTCGTACAAGGGCATCAGCCCGTTCGCGATTGCGTACGTCACCCAGACCTCGTTGGGGGGGCACTCGATCCCAGTGAACTTCGGGCTGTTTACGGCGTTTGTCACGCTCGACATCACGACGCCCGCCGAGGCCAAGGCGGGCGCCGCCCCGGGGCTCGAACGGGCTATCCCGAAGTCCAAGGGGATCGAAGTTGGTTCGATGCTGCACCAGCTCGGCGTGGAGGTCGGCAAGAACCCGTACGGTCAGGGGGCCCGCAAGATCTTGTTGGCTCTCGATCCCGGCTGCAAGGATCGGTTGCCGAAGCGCCCGGCCAAGGCCCCCGAGCCCGCCAGGCCGACCAAGAAATCGAGCGTCGCAAATAAGAAGGTCGCGGGCAAGCCCGACGCGACCGCCACGAAGACCGCCGACAAGCCGGTTGCCGACAAGCCCGCGGGGAAGAAGAGCAAGCCCGCCGCTGCGAAGAAGGACGCTCCGGAGCCGGTGAAGAAGAAGGTCAAAAAGAAGGTCAAGAAGGCCTCCGCCAAAGCCCCCACCGCTAAGAAGGCGGAGAAGAAAAAGGTCAAGAAGGCCGTGAAGAAGACCGTCAAGAAGAAGACCGCTGCCAAACGCAAACCGAAGTAG